A part of Escherichia marmotae genomic DNA contains:
- the udp gene encoding uridine phosphorylase: MSKSDVFHLGLTKNDLQGATLAIVPGDPDRVEKIAALMDKPVKLASHREFTTWRAELDGKPVIVCSTGIGGPSTSIAVEELAQLGIRTFLRIGTTGAIQPHINVGDVLVTTASVRLDGASLHFAPLEFPAVADFECTTALVEAAKSIGATTHVGVTASSDTFYPGQERYDTYSGRVVRHFKGSMEEWQAMGVMNYEMESATLLTMCASQGLRAGMVAGVIVNRTQQEIPNAETMKQTESHVVKIVVEAARRLL, translated from the coding sequence ATGTCCAAGTCTGATGTTTTTCATCTCGGCCTCACTAAAAACGATTTACAAGGGGCTACGCTAGCCATCGTTCCTGGCGACCCGGATCGTGTGGAAAAGATCGCCGCGCTAATGGATAAGCCGGTTAAACTGGCATCTCACCGCGAATTCACCACCTGGCGTGCAGAGCTGGATGGTAAACCTGTTATCGTTTGTTCTACCGGTATCGGTGGTCCGTCGACTTCTATTGCCGTTGAAGAACTGGCACAGCTTGGCATTCGCACTTTCCTGCGTATCGGTACGACTGGCGCTATTCAGCCGCATATTAATGTTGGTGATGTACTGGTTACTACGGCGTCTGTTCGTCTGGATGGCGCGAGCCTGCATTTCGCACCGCTGGAATTCCCGGCAGTGGCTGATTTCGAATGTACTACCGCGCTGGTTGAAGCAGCGAAGTCTATTGGTGCAACCACTCACGTGGGTGTGACTGCCTCTTCTGACACTTTCTACCCGGGCCAGGAACGTTACGACACTTATTCTGGCCGTGTAGTCCGTCACTTTAAAGGCTCTATGGAAGAGTGGCAGGCGATGGGCGTAATGAACTATGAGATGGAATCTGCAACTCTGCTGACCATGTGTGCAAGCCAGGGCCTGCGTGCCGGTATGGTAGCTGGCGTTATTGTTAACCGCACCCAGCAAGAGATCCCGAATGCTGAGACGATGAAACAAACCGAAAGCCATGTGGTGAAAATCGTGGTGGAAGCGGCGCGTCGTCTGCTGTAA
- the ubiB gene encoding ubiquinone biosynthesis regulatory protein kinase UbiB: MTPGEVRRLYFIIRTFLSYGLDELIPKMRITLPLRLWRYSLFWMPNRHKDKPLGERLRLALQELGPVWIKFGQMLSTRRDLFPPNIADQLALLQDKVAPFDGKLAKAQIEAAMGGLPVEAWFDDFDITPLASASVAQVHTARLKSNGKEVVIKVIRPDILPVIKADLKLIYRLARWVPRLLPDGRRLRPTEVVREYEKTLIDELNLLRESANAIQLRRNFENSPMLYIPEVYPDYCSEGMMVMERIYGIPVSDVAALEKNGTNMKLLAERGVQVFFTQVFRDSFFHADMHPGNIFVSFEHPENPKYIGIDCGIVGSLNKEDKRYLAENFIAFFNRDYRKVAELHVDSGWVPPDTNVEDFEFAIRTVCEPIFEKPLAEISFGHVLLNLFNTARRFNMEVQPQLVLLQKTLLYIEGVGRQLYPQLDLWKTAKPFLESWIKDQVGIPALVRAFKEKAPFWIEKMPELPELVYDSLRQGKYLQHSVDKIARELQSNHVRQGQSRYFLGIGATLVLSGTFLLVSRPEFGLMPAWLMAGGLSAWFVGWRKTR; the protein is encoded by the coding sequence ATGACGCCAGGTGAAGTACGGCGCCTGTATTTCATCATTCGCACTTTTTTAAGCTACGGACTTGATGAACTGATTCCTAAAATGCGTATCACTTTGCCGCTGCGGTTATGGCGATACTCATTGTTCTGGATGCCGAATCGGCATAAAGATAAACCATTAGGCGAGCGGCTACGACTGGCGCTGCAAGAACTGGGTCCTGTATGGATCAAGTTTGGGCAGATGTTATCGACCCGCCGCGATCTTTTCCCGCCGAATATTGCCGACCAACTGGCGTTATTGCAGGACAAAGTCGCACCGTTTGATGGCAAACTGGCGAAAGCACAAATTGAAGCGGCGATGGGCGGCTTGCCGGTGGAAGCGTGGTTTGATGATTTTGACATTACGCCCCTGGCATCGGCTTCCGTTGCGCAGGTACATACTGCGCGGCTGAAATCGAATGGCAAAGAGGTGGTGATTAAAGTTATCCGCCCGGATATTTTGCCGGTTATTAAAGCGGACCTGAAACTTATTTATCGTCTCGCCCGCTGGGTGCCGCGCTTACTGCCGGATGGACGTCGTCTGCGCCCAACTGAAGTGGTTCGCGAGTACGAGAAAACGTTGATCGACGAACTGAATTTGTTGCGGGAATCCGCTAACGCAATCCAGTTGCGGCGCAATTTTGAAAACAGCCCGATGCTCTACATTCCGGAAGTTTACCCTGACTATTGCAGCGAAGGGATGATGGTGATGGAGCGCATCTACGGCATTCCGGTTTCTGATGTCGCGGCGCTGGAGAAAAACGGCACCAACATGAAATTGCTGGCGGAACGCGGCGTGCAGGTGTTTTTTACTCAGGTCTTCCGTGACAGTTTTTTCCATGCCGACATGCACCCAGGCAACATCTTCGTAAGCTTCGAACACCCGGAAAACCCGAAGTATATCGGTATTGATTGCGGGATTGTTGGCTCGCTAAACAAAGAAGATAAACGCTATCTGGCGGAAAACTTTATCGCCTTCTTTAACCGTGACTATCGCAAAGTGGCGGAGTTGCACGTTGATTCAGGCTGGGTGCCGCCAGATACCAACGTGGAAGATTTTGAATTTGCCATTCGTACCGTGTGCGAGCCTATCTTTGAAAAACCGCTGGCGGAAATTTCGTTTGGACATGTGCTGTTAAATCTGTTTAATACGGCGCGTCGATTCAACATGGAAGTGCAGCCGCAACTGGTGTTACTTCAGAAAACGTTGCTCTATATCGAAGGCGTTGGACGGCAACTTTATCCACAGCTCGATTTATGGAAAACTGCAAAACCCTTCCTTGAATCGTGGATTAAAGATCAGGTTGGTATTCCTGCGCTGGTGAGAGCCTTTAAGGAAAAAGCGCCGTTCTGGATCGAAAAAATGCCAGAACTGCCTGAATTGGTTTATGACAGTTTGCGCCAGGGCAAGTATTTACAGCACAGTGTTGATAAGATTGCGCGCGAGTTACAGTCGAATCATGTGCGTCAGGGACAATCCCGTTATTTTCTCGGAATTGGTGCGACATTAGTATTAAGTGGCACATTCTTGTTGGTCAGTCGACCTGAATTTGGGTTGATGCCCGCCTGGTTAATGGCGGGGGGGCTGAGCGCCTGGTTTGTCGGTTGGCGCAAAACACGCTGA
- the ubiE gene encoding bifunctional demethylmenaquinone methyltransferase/2-methoxy-6-polyprenyl-1,4-benzoquinol methylase UbiE: MVDKSQETTHFGFQTVAKEQKADMVAHVFHSVASKYDVMNDLMSFGIHRLWKRFTIDCSGVRRGQTVLDLAGGTGDLTAKFSRLVGETGKVVLADINESMLKMGREKLRNIGVIGNVEYVQANAEALPFPDNTFDCITISFGLRNVTDKDKALRSMYRVLKPGGRLLVLEFSKPIIEPLSKAYDAYSFHVLPRIGSLVANDADSYRYLAESIRMHPDQDTLKAMMQDAGFESVDYYNLTAGVVALHRGYKF; this comes from the coding sequence ATGGTGGATAAGTCACAAGAAACGACGCACTTTGGTTTTCAGACCGTCGCGAAGGAACAAAAAGCGGACATGGTCGCCCACGTTTTCCATTCCGTGGCATCGAAATACGATGTCATGAACGATTTGATGTCCTTTGGTATTCATCGTTTGTGGAAGCGATTCACGATCGATTGTAGCGGCGTACGCCGTGGGCAGACCGTGCTGGATCTGGCTGGCGGCACTGGCGATCTGACGGCGAAATTCTCCCGCCTGGTCGGTGAAACTGGCAAAGTGGTCCTCGCTGATATCAATGAATCCATGCTCAAAATGGGGCGCGAGAAGCTGCGTAATATCGGCGTGATTGGCAACGTTGAGTATGTTCAGGCAAATGCCGAGGCTCTACCGTTCCCGGATAACACCTTTGATTGCATCACCATTTCGTTTGGTCTGCGTAACGTCACTGACAAAGATAAAGCGCTGCGTTCGATGTATCGCGTGCTGAAACCCGGCGGTCGTCTGCTGGTGCTTGAGTTCTCGAAGCCGATTATCGAGCCGCTAAGCAAAGCTTATGACGCTTACTCCTTCCATGTGTTGCCGCGTATTGGCTCGCTGGTGGCGAATGACGCCGACAGCTACCGTTATCTGGCAGAATCCATCCGTATGCATCCCGATCAGGATACCCTGAAAGCCATGATGCAAGATGCCGGATTCGAAAGTGTCGATTATTACAACCTGACGGCTGGCGTTGTGGCGCTGCACCGTGGTTATAAGTTCTGA
- the tatB gene encoding Sec-independent protein translocase protein TatB gives MFDIGFSELLLVFIIGLVVLGPQRLPVAVKTVAGWIRALRSLATTVQNELTQELKLQEFQDSLKKVEKASLTNLTPELKASMDELRQAAESMKRSYVANDPEKVSDEAHTIHNPVVKDNEAAHEGVTPAAAETQASSPEQKPEATPEPVVKPAADAEPKTAASSPSSSDKP, from the coding sequence GTGTTTGATATCGGTTTTAGCGAACTGCTATTGGTATTCATCATCGGCCTCGTCGTTCTGGGGCCGCAACGATTGCCTGTGGCGGTAAAAACGGTAGCGGGCTGGATTCGTGCGTTGCGTTCACTGGCGACAACGGTGCAGAACGAACTGACCCAGGAGTTAAAACTCCAGGAGTTTCAGGACAGCCTGAAAAAGGTTGAAAAGGCGAGTCTCACTAACCTGACGCCCGAACTGAAAGCGTCGATGGATGAACTGCGCCAGGCCGCGGAGTCGATGAAACGTTCCTACGTCGCAAACGATCCTGAAAAGGTGAGTGATGAAGCGCACACCATCCATAACCCGGTGGTGAAAGACAATGAGGCTGCGCATGAAGGCGTCACGCCTGCCGCTGCGGAAACTCAGGCCAGCTCGCCGGAACAGAAGCCAGAAGCCACGCCGGAGCCGGTGGTAAAACCTGCTGCGGATGCTGAACCGAAAACCGCTGCATCTTCCCCTTCATCGAGTGATAAACCGTAA
- the tatA gene encoding Sec-independent protein translocase subunit TatA, whose translation MGGISIWQLLIIAVIVVLLFGTKKLGSIGSDLGASIKGFKKAMSDDEPKQDKTSQDADFTAKTIVDKQADTNQEQAKTEDAKRHDKEQV comes from the coding sequence ATGGGTGGTATCAGTATTTGGCAGTTATTGATTATTGCCGTCATCGTTGTACTGCTTTTTGGCACCAAAAAGCTCGGCTCCATCGGTTCCGATCTTGGTGCGTCGATCAAAGGCTTTAAAAAAGCAATGAGCGATGATGAACCAAAGCAGGATAAAACCAGTCAGGATGCTGATTTTACTGCGAAAACTATCGTCGATAAGCAGGCGGATACGAACCAGGAACAGGCTAAAACAGAAGACGCGAAGCGCCACGATAAAGAGCAGGTGTAA
- the ubiJ gene encoding ubiquinone biosynthesis protein UbiJ: MPFKPLVTAGIESLLNTFLYRSPALKTARSRLLGKVLRIEVKGFSTSLILVFSERQVDVLGEWAGDADCTVIAYASVLPKLRDRQQLAALIRSGELEVQGDIQVVQNFVALADLAEFDPAELLAPYTGDIAAEGISKALRGGAKFLHHGIKRQQRYVAEAITEEWRMAPGPLEVAWFAEETAAVERAVDALTKRLEKLEAV; encoded by the coding sequence ATGCCTTTTAAACCTTTAGTGACGGCAGGAATAGAAAGTCTGCTCAACACCTTCCTGTATCGCTCACCCGCGCTGAAAACTGCCCGCTCGCGTCTGTTGGGCAAAGTATTGCGCATAGAGGTAAAAGGCTTTTCGACCTCGCTGATTTTGGTATTTAGCGAACGTCAGGTCGATGTTCTGGGAGAATGGGCGGGTGATGCTGATTGCACCGTCATTGCTTATGCCAGCGTGTTACCGAAACTCCGCGATCGCCAGCAGCTTGCCGCGTTAATCCGCAGCGGCGAGCTGGAAGTGCAGGGCGATATTCAGGTAGTACAGAACTTCGTTGCGCTGGCAGATCTCGCGGAGTTTGACCCAGCGGAGCTGCTGGCTCCTTATACTGGTGATATCGCTGCCGAAGGCATCAGCAAAGCCCTGCGTGGTGGCGCGAAGTTCCTGCATCACGGTATTAAACGCCAGCAACGTTATGTGGCTGAAGCAATTACCGAAGAGTGGCGTATGGCGCCAGGTCCGCTTGAAGTGGCCTGGTTTGCGGAAGAGACAGCCGCCGTTGAACGTGCCGTTGATGCGCTAACCAAACGGCTGGAAAAACTGGAGGCAGTTTAA
- the rmuC gene encoding DNA recombination protein RmuC codes for MDFSIIVYAIIALVSVAIGWLFASYQHAQQKAEQLAEREEMVAELSAAKQQITQSEHWREECELLNNEVRSLQSINTSLEADLREVTTRMEAAQQHADDKIRQMINSEQRLSEQFENLANRIFEHSNRRVDEQNRQSLNSLLSPLREQLDGFRRQVQDSFGKEAQERHTLTHEIRNLQQLNAQMAQEAINLTRALKGDNKTQGNWGEVVLTRVLEASGLREGYEYETQVSIENDARSRMQPDVIVRLPQGKDVVIDAKMTLVAYERYFNAEDDYTRESALQEHIASVRNHIRLLGRKDYQQLPGLRTLDYVLMFIPVEPAFLLALDRQPELITEALKNNIMLVSPTTLLVALRTIANLWRYEHQSRNAQQIADRASKLYDKMRLFVDDMSAIGQSLDKAQDNYRQAMKKLSSGRGNVLAQAEAFRGLGVEIKREINPDLADQAVSQDEEYRLRSVPEQPNGEAYQRDDEYNQQSR; via the coding sequence GTGGATTTCTCAATCATTGTTTATGCCATTATTGCACTGGTCAGTGTGGCCATCGGCTGGCTGTTTGCCAGTTATCAACATGCACAGCAAAAAGCCGAGCAACTAGCCGAACGTGAAGAGATGGTTGCGGAGTTAAGTGCGGCAAAACAACAAATTACCCAAAGTGAGCACTGGCGTGAAGAGTGTGAACTACTCAATAACGAAGTGCGCAGCCTGCAAAGTATTAACACCTCGCTGGAGGCCGATCTGCGTGAAGTGACCACGCGGATGGAGGCCGCACAGCAACATGCTGACGATAAAATTCGCCAGATGATCAACAGCGAACAGCGTTTAAGCGAGCAGTTTGAAAACCTCGCTAACCGTATTTTTGAACACAGCAATCGCCGGGTTGATGAACAAAATCGCCAGAGTCTGAACAGCCTTTTGTCGCCGCTGCGTGAACAACTGGATGGTTTTCGCCGTCAGGTTCAGGACAGTTTTGGTAAAGAAGCACAAGAACGCCATACCCTGACCCACGAAATTCGCAATCTCCAACAACTCAACGCCCAAATGGCCCAGGAAGCAATCAACCTGACACGGGCGCTAAAAGGCGACAATAAAACCCAGGGTAACTGGGGCGAAGTGGTATTAACGCGAGTACTGGAGGCTTCCGGGTTGCGTGAGGGGTATGAATATGAAACCCAGGTCAGCATCGAGAATGATGCCCGCTCGCGGATGCAACCAGATGTCATCGTGCGCTTACCACAGGGGAAAGATGTGGTTATCGACGCCAAAATGACGCTGGTCGCTTATGAACGCTACTTCAATGCGGAAGACGACTACACCCGCGAAAGCGCATTGCAGGAACATATCGCGTCGGTGCGTAACCATATCCGCTTGTTGGGGCGTAAAGATTATCAGCAGCTTCCGGGGTTAAGAACCCTGGATTACGTGCTGATGTTTATCCCCGTCGAACCGGCATTCTTACTGGCGCTGGACAGGCAGCCGGAGCTAATCACCGAAGCGTTGAAAAACAATATTATGCTGGTTAGCCCCACCACGCTGCTGGTGGCGTTGCGTACTATCGCCAACCTGTGGCGTTATGAGCATCAAAGCCGTAACGCCCAGCAAATCGCTGATCGTGCCAGCAAGCTGTACGACAAAATGCGCCTGTTTGTTGATGATATGTCTGCGATTGGTCAAAGTCTGGATAAAGCGCAGGATAACTATCGCCAGGCGATGAAAAAACTTTCTTCAGGTCGCGGAAATGTGCTGGCGCAGGCAGAAGCGTTTCGTGGTTTAGGGGTAGAAATTAAACGCGAGATTAATCCGGATTTGGCCGATCAGGCGGTAAGCCAGGACGAAGAGTACCGATTGCGGTCGGTTCCGGAGCAGCCGAATGGTGAAGCTTATCAACGTGATGATGAATATAATCAGCAATCGCGTTAG
- the tatC gene encoding Sec-independent protein translocase subunit TatC, with protein MSVEDTQPLITHLIELRKRLLNCIIAVIVIFLCLVYFANDIYHLVSAPLIKQLPQGSTMIATDVASPFFTPIKLTFMVSLILSAPVILYQVWAFIAPALYKHERRLVVPLLVSSSLLFYIGMAFAYFVVFPLAFGFLANTAPEGVQVSTDIASYLSFVMALFMAFGVSFEVPVAIVLLCWMGITSPEDLRKKRPYVLVGAFVVGMLLTPPDVFSQTLLAIPMYCLFEIGVFFSRFYVGKGRNREEENDAEAESEKTEE; from the coding sequence ATGTCTGTAGAAGATACTCAACCGCTTATCACGCATCTGATTGAGCTGCGTAAGCGTCTGCTGAACTGCATTATCGCGGTGATCGTGATATTTCTGTGCCTGGTCTATTTCGCCAATGATATCTATCACCTGGTATCCGCGCCGTTGATCAAGCAGTTGCCGCAAGGTTCAACGATGATCGCCACCGACGTGGCCTCGCCGTTCTTTACGCCGATCAAGTTGACCTTTATGGTGTCGCTGATTCTGTCAGCGCCGGTGATTCTCTATCAGGTGTGGGCGTTTATCGCTCCCGCGCTGTATAAGCACGAACGTCGTCTGGTGGTGCCGTTGCTGGTTTCCAGCTCTTTGCTGTTTTATATCGGTATGGCGTTTGCCTATTTTGTGGTCTTCCCGCTGGCATTTGGCTTCCTTGCCAATACCGCGCCAGAAGGGGTACAGGTGTCCACCGACATCGCCAGCTACTTAAGCTTCGTTATGGCGTTGTTTATGGCGTTTGGCGTCTCCTTCGAAGTACCGGTGGCAATTGTGCTGCTGTGCTGGATGGGGATTACCTCTCCAGAAGACTTACGCAAAAAACGCCCGTATGTGCTGGTTGGCGCATTTGTTGTCGGGATGCTACTGACGCCGCCGGATGTCTTCTCGCAAACGCTGCTGGCGATCCCGATGTACTGCCTGTTTGAAATCGGTGTCTTCTTCTCACGCTTTTACGTTGGTAAAGGTCGAAACCGGGAAGAAGAAAACGACGCTGAAGCAGAAAGCGAAAAAACTGAAGAATAA
- the rfaH gene encoding transcription/translation regulatory transformer protein RfaH, with product MQSWYLLYCKRGQLQRAQEHLERQAVNCLAPMITLEKIVRGKRTAVSEPLFPNYLFVEFDPEVIHTTTINATRGVSHFVRFGASPAIVPSAVIHQLSVYKPKDIVDPATPYPGDKVIITEGAFEGFQAIFTEPDGEARSMLLLNLINKEIKHSVKNTEFRKL from the coding sequence ATGCAATCCTGGTATTTACTGTACTGCAAGCGCGGGCAACTCCAACGTGCCCAGGAACACCTCGAAAGACAGGCGGTTAATTGCCTGGCGCCGATGATCACCCTGGAAAAAATCGTACGAGGCAAACGTACTGCAGTCAGTGAGCCATTGTTCCCCAACTACCTGTTTGTGGAATTTGATCCAGAAGTGATTCATACCACCACCATCAACGCCACTCGGGGTGTCAGCCACTTTGTCCGTTTTGGCGCATCGCCAGCGATAGTCCCATCGGCGGTGATTCATCAGTTATCGGTGTATAAACCGAAAGACATTGTCGATCCGGCAACGCCATATCCAGGTGATAAGGTGATTATTACCGAAGGTGCTTTCGAAGGTTTTCAGGCCATTTTCACCGAACCCGACGGTGAGGCACGCTCTATGCTCTTGCTTAATCTTATCAATAAAGAGATTAAGCACAGTGTGAAGAACACCGAGTTCCGCAAACTCTAG
- the tatD gene encoding 3'-5' ssDNA/RNA exonuclease TatD codes for MFDIGVNLTSSQFAKDRDDVVARAFAAGVDGLLITGTNLHESQQAQKLARQYLHCWSTAGVHPHDSSQWQDATEEVLVELASQPEVVAMGECGLDFNRNFSTPEEQERAFVAQLRIAAELNMPVFMHCRDAHERFITLLEPWLDKLPGAVLHCFTGTREEMQACVARGIYIGITGWVCDERRGLELRELLPLIPADKLLIETDAPYLLPRDLTPKPSSRRNEPACLPHILQRIAHWRGEDAAWLAATTDANVKKLFGIAF; via the coding sequence ATGTTTGATATCGGCGTTAATTTGACCAGTTCGCAATTTGCGAAAGACCGCGATGATGTTGTGGCACGCGCTTTTGCCGCGGGTGTTGATGGGCTACTCATCACCGGCACTAACCTGCACGAAAGCCAACAGGCGCAAAAACTGGCGCGTCAGTATCTGCACTGTTGGTCAACGGCAGGCGTGCATCCTCACGACAGCAGCCAGTGGCAAGATGCAACAGAAGAAGTGCTTGTGGAGCTGGCCTCGCAGCCAGAAGTGGTGGCGATGGGTGAGTGTGGCCTCGACTTTAACCGCAACTTTTCTACGCCAGAAGAACAGGAACGTGCCTTTGTTGCCCAGTTGCGTATTGCCGCAGAATTAAACATGCCGGTGTTTATGCACTGTCGCGATGCCCATGAGCGGTTTATTACATTGCTGGAGCCGTGGCTGGATAAACTACCTGGCGCGGTGTTGCACTGTTTTACTGGCACACGCGAAGAGATGCAGGCATGTGTGGCGCGAGGCATTTATATTGGCATTACTGGTTGGGTTTGCGATGAACGACGCGGACTGGAACTGCGAGAACTGTTGCCGTTGATTCCGGCAGATAAACTACTGATTGAAACTGATGCACCGTATTTGCTCCCGCGCGATCTCACGCCGAAGCCATCCTCCCGGCGCAACGAGCCAGCCTGTTTGCCCCATATTTTGCAACGTATTGCGCACTGGCGTGGGGAAGATGCCGCATGGCTGGCTGCCACCACGGATGCCAATGTCAAAAAGTTATTTGGGATTGCGTTCTAG